A segment of the Benincasa hispida cultivar B227 unplaced genomic scaffold, ASM972705v1 Contig482, whole genome shotgun sequence genome:
gattgaggaagataGGAGGTATACGATCCAGTAATTAGGAGATATGAagactgtctatcgtatagacgatgtgctcgatcgtttataagatgaagcctattgtatagactttgctactcgatcgtgtagcacgattagcgagtaactatcgtataatcAACTCATAGCTCGATCATATAGACTCTCAAtgctatcacttagtaaaaacactttttacttgatagccttttccGTGAGAATTTTTCGAATGAATCAACtacaaattttagaaaacaattttcctttctatctcacagttaccataaaactttcaataacctcccactcaattcggttattagagaaaaagaattaattatcatatagttaatctattataaataaatatgataaccaacttatcatattatatttataacttatagttttaatatttcatcatatgaaacatataaaccatagttctttttctattttatggtacttaatataaatcatatttatattaattccctcaattaatatatctaatacatcacatcaattatatcacatataattgaatttcttcttgttaattGAACACTTCGaactaacccaaaatttaattctcaacttaaacccattgagctaccaaggggagcTCATAGACATGTAGCTTGaggctccaacggtacgtgaataactgactaaattctttagtcacaaggtctaccatttgttaactgttgatcactccactaaagaccgatagttgcactcttctcactatagatatatttatgtgtccatataaccaatcaacagtatgatgacccttcacaaatcgctcgtaagtacagctgggccaatttaccattttgcctctgtagttacctctaactccttaagtaccactgattcttctaataaacaataagccatagtcctactatgaccgaatcctctctttcaaagagaggatgtggtcACTATGACGCCCCCTATAAGGATCaactatctgtagtagttcacaacacttataaacctctacaaagtgggtcgtatcagtagtgtcacaaggatcaagtatccctccttaatccttatactaaagacctttttaggttatcatttaaggcatgatccatttgtatatctcacatacatgcttcatacaataaccatggagttttgtttattggatataagtaaatacaaaataaaataactcttattttattcattacaatgtgtacaatatttacaaactatgagactccaggagaattagaacaccaatccgaACAACTTGATCTTATATAAGAGAGATGAAAGGTAAAGAGGTCCCACCGCATGCCAATCTATTCGACAAGATTTCCGACAAAATTTAATTCGTGTGATTTAAACTTTGTATTCGTAGTAATTTCTTCAATATAGTGAGTACAACCTCTAATACATAATCCTTTTATGCTTTCTCTCGAAAAATAAACTTTAAGCTTCAATCTGGTTGATCCTCTTTGATGTGGTAGAATTAGGGCAAATTAAGGTATTATGGTCAAATCCTTAATTgtttaggattaggattagttttttattaattagaattaGGATTCGTTTgcatttctctataaatagagagattatCTTCTTGTATGGgcaacttttgataattaataaaatcctCTTATTTGGTATATATATCAATTTGGTATCACAACAACCGTTTGGGCCAACGTTGATTGGTGGAAGACCAAGAATTCTTGGGACACCAATCGCAAGAGGGAGCTTCGTAAGTTGTGCTCGTTATTGAATAGTGCCCATCTATATAAGAGGAACTCTTTAAATTCTAGAAGAAAGAAGATACtaaaatttttcttcaagaatttgcaAGAATGGACTATTATCGATCGAGGANNNNNNNNNNNNNNNNNNNNNNNNNAGgccaaaaagtcaaatttattCCCAAAAGCATTGCCGGAattctaattcaaaattgattcaGAAGAAGAATTCCAACATAATAATTTTTGTCCGTGCTCGATTTTTCTTAAAGAACCTATCATTTCccacattttgaaatttgatataGTGATTCTAGTGATTCCGATGAAGATTCTAATGTTGTTTGGAATGAATAACAAGACGACATTATTTAGCAAAGGCCGACAACAATCAAAACTGGTTTATCAAAGAAATAGACGTTTCATAATTGGGAGTTAGatgattttagaaattgattCAGAGTCTGAAAGAAATTATTATGAACCATATCAAAAAACATTGGTGAATCATTCTAACATCCATACGGAGGTTTGaaacattttcaagaaaaaaaaaatattcaaataagaGTATCTAGTCAAGAAATCTTTATATAAAGGGAATGGATGAAATTtggttattttgaaaaaaaatcaaaaaaaggCATTATATATAATCTTCAACATTTCTCTTAAGAAACCATCAAAGAATTAAATTAGTCACATCGGAGAATAACAAGAACTCATCAAACGGATTTGTGAAATTACACAAAAATGAATGgagtagaaaaaaaataaaaaataaaaatcaattgcaAACGAGTCGAATAAGACAAGCAGAAAACATCGAAAAGGAGCTTGCgttggaaagaagaaaaatcaatgggATTACATGAAGGTTGCTCGGTCGAACTAGATGATGTGGGAACAATTAATCAATGAAATTAACGAGAAAATGTTGACGAAGATGAAACCACTACAAAGAAGTGTGGTCCATTTAGTTAGATCAATAACTAAGGTACACAAACCAACCATAGCTATCTCCATCGTAAGAAAATATAGTGAAAATTGCCTTGCACCACAAGAAGAGGAAAGGAGAATCAACACCACTAATGGTATGCAAGAAATTTCCAAGATTTTACCAAAAATAGTTCAAAAATAACCAAGATCAAGGTTatatatatgagaaatattGGGAGTATGTGAATCTTCAAATGTGGAATAAAAATGATTACTCGTGGACAACCTATtcgaagaaaattaaaaatctttctttttcatttcttttgagGAGTCATATATTTTAGCAACAAGAATTTCTTGAAATAATTCTTGGATTCATTGATGATAGTTATTAATGGAAATAATTATATCTTTCAAGAATCAAATATCCATATATTGACGTGGCTCGTGAAAATTGGTTTTATTAATGCCCGATTTTCAGAGATGTGTCAATTGGAGTGGCTTACGTTTTTCTTTTtaccttcattttcattttaaactcgaggacaaattttttatttagggATAGAATGATTCCGTTTAGGTTAGGGTAAATTAAGCTATTCTAGTCAAATCCTTAATTGATTAtgattgggatttttttttatctagaaATTAGGATTAGTTTGTTTTCTATATTCTCTATAAAATAAAGAGATTGTCTTTCTTATATTGCATTTTTTATCATAATAACgactttgattttattattggaGATATCCCTCTTTTAATCTTTTAGGTACATCATCTCTTCCACCAATTTTTTTCCTCTCCACGTTTGTAATTATATCTATTTTAATTACTCTAGCTTGATTTTGTTAATATTACTTAAACAATGTACTAGTTTGATACTACATGTTTGCACGTATTGTACTTTAATTGCCATAGGAGCGTAATAATGATACGAAGTCTGTATTTCAAATCTTACCCAAAGATAACTTTAATTgcaaaaagtttaattaatacaAAACCTTAATTTATGAATaagaatttgtttttcaaataatCATGAAAAACAACTATAAATATTTTGCAAGTTGTGTAAGtaaaaataatagttattactataaatattaccaattcaatttaataatatattaaataggattatataaattaaatatgataaaagaatatataactataatatttttgttaatcttttttaaaaattcacgGAATCATCTTAACTTTTATTCTAAaccaaaatactattattttaaaaattgtacACTTAAAAGaatgcattttttattttaatttagataATGTGATTATtcactaaatttaatttgtttttaattccaTGACATACTCTGTAATTTTAGAAATGAACAAAAAGAATTCTCTATTAATCTGGATGAtttgttataaatatttttttttaaaaaaaattctgatAATCAATTATTCACCCTCCTTAAATTCGAACTTTTGTAATTATCTcccttagttttaaaaaaattgtttttttattttattgtggaTGATGTTATTATTTTCTCTAAGGAGATATTTGATAAATAGGTAGAATTATTTGAGTTGGTTGGTATTTATTATCATAGTTGTTATTTTCCATAAGAAACAACCGTTATTAAAGGCTTAGACCTACAAATCCTACTCAGGTTGTATAATAACGCCGATGAAATAATTCTTGGATTCATTGATGATAGTATTAATGGAAATAATTTTTCCTTTCAAGAATCAAATATCCAATATATTGACGTGGCTCGTGAAAATTGGTTGTTATTAATGCCCGATTTTCAGAGATGTGTCAATTGGAGTGGCTTACGTTTTCTTTTtaccttcattttcattttaaaactcGAGGACAAATGTTTTTTTAGGGATAGAATGATTCCGTAGGATTAGGGTAAATTAAGCTATTCTAGTCAAATCCTTAATTGATTATGATTgggatttatttttttctaaattaggattagtttgttttctaattctctataaataaagagATTGTCTTCTTATATTGGcattttttattcataataacgactttcattttattattggaGATTCCTCTCTTTTATCTTTTAGGTTACATCATCTCTTCCCACCAATTTTTCCTCTCCACGTTGTAATTATTATCTATTTAATTACTCTAGCTTGATTTTGTTAATATTACTTAAAATGTACTAGTTTGATACTACATGTTTGCACGTATTATACTTAATTGGCATAGGAGCGTAATAGTGAATACGAAGTCTGTATTTCAAATCTTCTTACCCAAAGATAACTTAATTGCAAAAGTTTAATAATACAAAACCTTAATttatgaataaagaattttgtttttcaaataagtcatgaaaaacatctataaatattttggaaGTTGTGTAAGtaaaaataatagttattttatattaaatattaccaattcaatttaaaatatattaatatgattatataaattaaatatgaataaaagaatatataaactataatattttgtgttaatcttttttaaaaatttcaccGGAATCATCTTAACTTTATTCTAAaccaaaatactattattttaaaaaattgtacaCTTAAAAGaatgcattttttattttaatttagataATGTGATTATTCACTAAATTTTAATTCAGACATACTCTTAATTTTAGAAATGAACAAAAGAATTCTCTCATTATCTGGATGATttgattataaatattttttttaaaaaaaatcatgataatCAATTATTCACCCTCTCTAAATTCGAACTTTTGTAATTATCcccttagttttaaaaaaattgttttgttttttttattgtggATGATGTTATTATTTTCTCTAAGGAGATATTTGATAAATAGGTATGAATTATTGAGTTGGTTGGGTATTTATTAATCATAAGTTTGTTAAGCCCataaagaaactataggttttaAAACCCTCTCTTTTTTATCCACTCAAACTCTCTTTTTTATCCCTCAAAACTATGCTTTCTATATAtatggttgttttcaaacttattAGGGAAATAAGGTTGTTTTTGAAACTATTAgggaaatattgttgttttggtagatgaggctagaagtcgagggttgaggatcgaTTAATGTAGAGATCGAACGTtaagaactcgacaaacaaagaaaaacttggaaacaaatATGTATAATTAGGGTTGtcaaaggttgaagtttcgacataaaTAGGTCGAACATTAATCgaaacgttgagaactcgacaaacaaggaaacttggaaacaatatgtataaagggttgtcgaaggttgaagtttcgacatacataagtcgaactTCAACTCTCGACAAGTGAAATTTGCTAATTTTGTgataaggatctcgctctaaaggaaatctcgctaattttgtgatgaagatCTCACTCTAAGAAGAGAACTTGCTAGAAATATGGGTTGAATCTCACTGGTAAGGTGAGCATCGCTAGgagaatttcaaattaatttactctttaattaatgaggttaaattaatttcactctTTAATAATAAATGCACTCAACTCTCTCCAACAACCACTTCTTTCTCCAATGCACCCAACTCTCTCCAACAACCACTTCTTTCTccctcttctatttatagatagACTTCCCACTCATACTTTTTATATTTCCACTGTCTTTCTCCATTATGGGTGTTAAACCTTAAAAAAGTATGCTTTTGTTGGTTACTCTTcagttcaatttattttttttgttggttactccttgttcaatttattttattttatttctaatctaACTATCATCTCCAAACAGTAAGAGGAAGAGGCTATCATTCCAAGCTGAAATGATCGACATCATGAGATCGACTGTTGAAATGCAGAGCACACACATGGGTAGACTTGCATCGTGACAAAAGGAGATGAGCCAGAGTTGGGGCGTCGGAAGGAAGTAGTAAATGTCATATACAGCATTGATGGCCTGGATGATCAGGTCACCCTTATTGACCTCCTTGTCACAAACATTCAAAAGACAAATTGTTGCCTCCGTCTACTAGGATGAAACATGTAGACTGACCACACCcctatattttgtttatagttcTTTTGAATAACAGCAAATAGACAATGGACTATCATGTCGAAAAGAATGATAACTTTTGCATACGTCATGACATgcaatttttgtgtttgtattatGACACAGATATTATAAGTATtgaaaagaacatatattttgtgaatttttttttggaaacggGCACATGTTCAATTGGTTCATGttatttttgtgatcttatgaaaaatgttaCTGTACTACATCacattttgtgaattttttttggaaacggCCACGTGTTCGATCAGTTCATGttatttttgtgatcttatgaaaaatgttactgtactacatcacattctcaccatcataatcaaatgaaaggtaattatcctatgtacaatttcaattccaaatatactatccatattatataaaaataaactgatatgtaaaataataaaattaagttagcaatattcaatatatatacatacaatataccaattagtaattgggataattaccttcaatatatatacaaacattcgatatatatacatacaatatacaatataccaatgaATTGAGCagtaatataaactatattttgttggtatgttttaccgatagaagagaattagaattattacagtttttgaaaagaatatatgaaaaataatctattatgttctccaaattgagaaaaaaattgagattatcCAATTTATGTCAtagatgatttgagaaaatacgtgtacatttgaaaattaatcaacaatagcaaaacataaaactaaaaaataaaataaaaaataaaaaaaaacaaacagaaaaaaatagacaataattaccaacccAACTCAGCAAACAAACAGACAATTAAACTCTCGAGATAATTTAACTcgataataattatcaactcaactcaactcaactctctacttttatcacataTCAAACGCCCTAAATTCAAACCTTaatttgaaagggaaaaaatgccaaaaaactctcttcttttttttcttgaaaatttgtaattgttCGGGGATCTCTAAATCCAATCGCAACTAAAGAAAACATAATATTAAAGCAAGTTgggaaaatgatttaaaatgaaTTGATAATAATCTCACTTaataaacattttgttttttattttattttttaaaaattaaacatatatctaacttttcttattatgatttacatctttctaaAATACAAACCaaactttaaaaacaaaaacaacattttaaaagctacttttttttttagttttcaatttgatttgattttttaaccatggtaaaaaaatagataataataaaaaaaaaatctgaagaTAAAAATGGATAATAAAGGAAAAATCTGaaagtaaaaattaaatatttaccaATTGAGAACCTTAATTAACAAAATGATAATtagatttcaaatataaatgGCAGTTTATCAATGGTCGTTATAATTTCCTGGAGCAATACATTCCTCAACATTGATGAGAGACAAATctggttttaaaaaaattatataattgtaAGCATCACAAACATGAATTGCCATCCATAGAGGTAGAATAATGTTTTCACGTATTTTGAATGTAGTTTAGActtaaatttgataaaaacaTCGACATTGTATCCGTTGTTAACATACAAACATGATAATGTACTAAATATTTATAACAAACAATTTCAAATCAAGTCAACACGTACTATACTAACCCAGTGCGGTAATTAACATTATATCATATGGTTTGGTTGATTAACCAAATTCAATAAAGAACTCTAGACATTCTAATTCTCATACAAGTTCAATATTTGGGTCCGTCAATGTTGCAGCTTCTCTTAAAATGTCCATCACATGTAGTCAAAAATAAGCCAGTGCTAAAATCTGACAGTGAATTCGCTAAACCACACAAATAGGCTAATGCAGAAATACGGTTCTAAGCATTCAGGAAGAGCATGTTCAAAATAGCTGAATAAAACACCGAGCTACATGATACAAATCTTTCTAATGTTGGAGTTTGAGTGAAAAAAGGCTTAGTACCCATAATTTGTACCGTACACATTGCCGTAGCCTCCAGCATGACCAGCATGAGCCGCAGGGTTTGCAGGGGGCGAAGCGTACACTGAACCATGAGCAGCATACGAGTTGTAGCCTTGGTCTGTCGAAACCCCAGTTTGGGGCTGGGCTGGAGCTCCAGCACCAGCCATAAAATTCtgcaacaaaattaaataaggaTATATTTGAAAGCCCATACATAGACCAGACTAGTAATGTTGCTTtccaataaaaattaaacaatgTCTAAAAAGTACATCAGAATACTTATAGACGTGAATATGTTCAAAACGAATAATTGAAAACAAGGAACTTATACAATGTCAATGGTTAAAGCCACCCGATCTTTTGTCCAtacagaatttttttttctgggGGTAAAATTATGAACTCACTATTTAGTCCCAAACTTTGTAAAGTGcttgaattattaattttttctcaGGCCCTTGAATTGAGAAAAAGGCCCAAGTCCCTCAACTTTTAATGTCATGTaacatattcaaaatttttaaaaactgattgatttaataaatataatttgaattttatgtcgaATAATTCTATGCTTCCAATTTTGTATCCAGTACATATGTGAATTTTGAGAAATGATTAAAAAGTCCAAAgacaattcaaaattcaaaaaactatttggacacaaaaattaaaagtttaagaacctGTGGATACAAAGTTAAAAGTTAAGAGACTTTCTAGACACTTCTTAGCCGAAAGTTCATGATCTAAATCTATACGACAGTTAACCTATTTTTCAGagaaaaccttttctcctgcCTAATTCAGTGAGAAAAGTTATCTCTGACTATGCGCTAATGGCTTGAGATTCATATCTTCACCAAGTTATATGTTCAAGTCGAGCAACCAGACAGAACTGACACAGTACAAATCCATCAAACCCTTTCCCACTTTGTGCtttcagaaatacttttttTAGGAAAAGATAAATCAACAAGGATGTGAACTAAAAGAACTTTTTATTGAAAGTTGACATCATATCTAACTAAAGTCTTCATTATATGaagatgcaaaatcaaaagGACCAGAAAAAATAATTGCCTGTATAAGCTGCTGGGCTGCTTGAACTTGAGAAGCAGTTCCACTCATCTCTACAGTCATTTCCCCAGGGACTCCCCTCGTTTCTTGTATAGTAACAGTTGCCCCACTAGCACGACGAATGTAGCTAATACTAGCACCGGCAGTTCCAATAACAGCGTCAGCAAAAGATAATGGAATCTGCATTTGTTGAGTTGTCTGCACAAACAATGAAAAAACATTCTAAGCATCTTAAAATATTCACCAAGTCTCACAAGGCTGTTATTCTACAATGGTAAAATGCAAATCTGAAGAACATTGGGATTAGGACAAATGGCAAGTGTTCAATGAGTGAACGCTTTTAACCCATTGACTCAAATGATGGGATATACTTAAAAGAGTTTGCAAGGATGTACCACAAGCAACACATCATAATTACTTTGGACAAAACTTAAAAGAGTTTGCAAAATCTCATGCAAAGGCTTATCTGACCTGGGTGGTGACAACTGATGGCGCTGACTGTGCATTCGATGCTGCATGAACACCACTCATAGGAGCTTCCCTTCCATAAGCAGAAATTCCATGATGGGGCTGCTTATCCATAACCGATTGCATCTCAGCAGGTGGATAATAATTGTCAAATTGACGAGGTGGTGGCATGTATTGAGGAGGATTTGGTCCAAAGCCAGGACCACCCCCGGCATTTGGTGGCATTCCTTGAGGCGGGCCCCAGGGTTGGTGTGGCGGCGGCGGCATGTGCTCCATCTGTGGATTTTGCATCTGCATCTGATTTTTGGGCGTTTGGGTTGGATGGGAGAATAGGAATGTTAAGACTTCATTACTGCTAAAAATGTTAGTGGTTGAAAAATCATTAGGAAAAATCATACTCACATTCATTTCAAAAACTGGGATAATACTTCGGTCAACTAGAAACTTTCTAAGATGGGAAGCAATGAGTTCCACTGCTTTGTGCACACCAGCTGGATCACCTAGTACTTCAACAACTCTATCGTCTTGGAGAGCAAAAACAGGTAAATCTTCTGCAGTAATTCCCGGATGACGAGGGTAGGGATGCATCAAAAAGGGAAAactataattattaattcagaaacaaATGAAATACATAGAAAATAAAGACATGACAAATATAAGAACAATGATGCAAAGAATCAAATGGCATCTGTAGAAATCCACCTGTTCCAAGAACTCTAACTATACAATTTGACTCCTCTTGAATGGATTTAACAGTCCCTCCCTGCTTCCCAATTAAGCTtcctgcttgtgaagctgccacAAGCAGTCTCGTTGAGACTTTACCTCCCATGTTGGGGGCGTGAGCATTATCACCCTCCAGACCATCAACAATGCGTTTATGAACCCTCAGAAGTCCATCCACCGCAGGAGGAAAAGCAGAATCAGGTTCATCCTTTGCAGACACCATTACCTATTAAATGAAACATACCCTCTtgtgagaactaaaaaaaattcatcacAAATTGACTGACTACCACAAGGGGAAAATCAAAGGAGTATGACGTAATAGAATGTAAAA
Coding sequences within it:
- the LOC120069541 gene encoding flowering locus K homology domain isoform X2; amino-acid sequence: MADVEQNYTHVVDDNQVDESAQIYENAQVHETTLEQENTQEAENLHDLQNEHIPETLESEPKQVHNEDPLTVVSEKKWPGWPGESVFRMLVPAQKVGSIIGRKGEFIKKIVEETRARIKILDGPPGTAERAVMVSAKDEPDSAFPPAVDGLLRVHKRIVDGLEGDNAHAPNMGGKVSTRLLVAASQAGSLIGKQGGTVKSIQEESNCIVRVLGTDLPVFALQDDRVVEVLGDPAGVHKAVELIASHLRKFLVDRSIIPVFEMNMQMQNPQMEHMPPPPHQPWGPPQGMPPNAGGGPGFGPNPPQYMPPPRQFDNYYPPAEMQSVMDKQPHHGISAYGREAPMSGVHAASNAQSAPSVVTTQTTQQMQIPLSFADAVIGTAGASISYIRRASGATVTIQETRGVPGEMTVEMSGTASQVQAAQQLIQNFMAGAGAPAQPQTGVSTDQGYNSYAAHGSVYASPPANPAAHAGHAGGYGNVYGTNYGY
- the LOC120069541 gene encoding flowering locus K homology domain isoform X1, with the translated sequence MADVEQNYTHVVDDNQVDESAQIYENAQVHETTLEQENTQEAENLHDLQNEHIPETLESEPKQVHNEDPLTVVSEKKWPGWPGESVFRMLVPAQKVGSIIGRKGEFIKKIVEETRARIKILDGPPGTAERAVMVSAKDEPDSAFPPAVDGLLRVHKRIVDGLEGDNAHAPNMGGKVSTRLLVAASQAGSLIGKQGGTVKSIQEESNCIVRVLGTEDLPVFALQDDRVVEVLGDPAGVHKAVELIASHLRKFLVDRSIIPVFEMNMQMQNPQMEHMPPPPHQPWGPPQGMPPNAGGGPGFGPNPPQYMPPPRQFDNYYPPAEMQSVMDKQPHHGISAYGREAPMSGVHAASNAQSAPSVVTTQTTQQMQIPLSFADAVIGTAGASISYIRRASGATVTIQETRGVPGEMTVEMSGTASQVQAAQQLIQNFMAGAGAPAQPQTGVSTDQGYNSYAAHGSVYASPPANPAAHAGHAGGYGNVYGTNYGY